One genomic segment of Panicum virgatum strain AP13 chromosome 2N, P.virgatum_v5, whole genome shotgun sequence includes these proteins:
- the LOC120662456 gene encoding uncharacterized protein LOC120662456: MAPKKATKGKGVAIEPTREKGWNTNEEEAGERSDRDLSPTPSTDTQTGHPRSTRSVARKRHSSSQTASDNLAAKMPQISSSGDDTMVEQTVPSTTVDPSSGTGATPSASSSDVNKVIDAGKQAIVVKPARKFGVKGLALRRAPSDAVLVGNVQTESSVSKSVEEKPPNTPDVSAQDAEAMANAMLLDSPLPNSERGNEEVLEDGGSDKLSEEGEGVKLLEGGGKDQPEETPEALGWEDDQSQDEIELNALKERVKTLSSEKSALEGKLKKLSRSKKDEIERLKKIKADSDQEMKGALKQLKELFESRNSMQ, from the exons atggctcccaagaaggcgaccaaggggaagggtgtggCTATAGAGCCAACTCGTGAGAAAGGCTGGAACACGA atgaggagGAAGCTGGGGAAAGGAGTGATAGGGATCTCAGCCCTACTCCGAGCACCGATACCCAAACTGGGCATCCCAGGAGTACTCGATCCGTGGCGAGGAAGCGTCACAGCTCCTCCCAAACTGCTAGCGACAA tcTGGCGGCTAAAATGCCACAGATAtcatcatctggggatgatactaTGGTGGAGCAGACtgtcccttccaccacagtggacccgtcAAGTGGGACCGGGGCTACTCCTTCGgcgagtagttccgatgtaAATAAAGTCATTGATGCGGGGAAACAGGCCATAGTTGTGAAACCTGCTCGTAAGTTTGGCGTCAAGGGTCTTGCTCTGAGAAGAGCTCCTTC CGATGCAGTCCTGGTGGGGAACGTGCAGACTGAATCCTCGGTCTCCAAATCGGTGGAGGAGAAGCCCCCGAACACTCCTGATGTGAGTGCTCAAGATGCGGAGGCCATGGCCAATGccatgcttctggattctcctTTGCCAAATTCCGAAAGAGGCAATGAGGAGGTCCTAGAGGATGGTGGAAGTGACAAGCTTtcggaggagggagaaggcgtGAAGCTTCTTGAGGGAGGCGGCAAGGATCAGCCCGAGGAGACACCT GAGGCATTGGGATGGGAGGATGACCAGTCCCAGGATGAAATAGAGCTGAATGCTCTGAAGgagagggttaagacgctcTCATCCGAGAAGTCTGCTCTCGAGGGGAAGCTTAAAAAGCTCTCCCGgtccaagaaag ATGAGATTGAAAgactcaagaagatcaaggcggATTCAGACCAGGAGATGAAAGGAGCCCTGAAGCAGCTGAAGGAGCTATTCGAGTCCCGAAATTCGATGCAGTAG